Proteins found in one Lutimonas zeaxanthinifaciens genomic segment:
- a CDS encoding nuclear transport factor 2 family protein produces MKYSKIPTLLLLILFTISNLKAQSNSGTEADKKEVLDVIVKLFDGMREGDSTKVASVFDKEVNMLTSYTNKEGEKIISKGDLSKFLTAIGTPHEKVWDEKIWNTQIMIDGGIAQVWTDYAFYVGTEFSHCGVDAFHLVNRGGKGWKIVHLMDTRKKAGCQE; encoded by the coding sequence ATGAAGTATTCTAAAATTCCAACGCTACTGTTACTTATATTATTCACCATCTCTAATTTGAAAGCTCAATCAAATAGTGGTACTGAAGCGGATAAGAAAGAAGTCCTCGATGTTATTGTAAAGCTTTTTGACGGTATGAGGGAAGGAGATAGTACTAAAGTTGCTTCAGTTTTTGATAAAGAAGTCAATATGCTGACCTCTTACACTAATAAGGAGGGAGAAAAAATAATATCTAAGGGTGATTTGTCTAAGTTTCTGACAGCAATTGGAACTCCACATGAAAAGGTCTGGGATGAAAAGATCTGGAATACGCAAATTATGATTGACGGGGGTATCGCGCAGGTATGGACCGATTATGCTTTTTACGTGGGCACGGAATTCAGTCATTGTGGCGTTGATGCCTTTCATCTTGTCAACAGAGGAGGCAAAGGTTGGAAAATTGTCCACCTTATGGACACTAGAAAAAAAGCGGGTTGTCAGGAATAA
- a CDS encoding S1C family serine protease, translated as MRKPKAMIRKGILLLSLILLNASVKAQSLSELYEKVNPAIVVILTEQKELVSSGKMTQTVTSGGLGSGFMISDTQIVTAAHVVQVAEKVNVQFLDGEIIPAKVISAYATADVALLELIWPRKNAVTLKLADSDAVKVGESVFVVGAPYGLGHSLSSGYVSGIIRDKEDKNPFTNSEYIQTDAAINTGNSGGPMMNMKGEVIGVVSNILTQSGGFQGIGFASSSNITKELLFEKKIIWNGTDLIPLTGKVAQIFNLPQESGLLVQRVVKLSPFGVLGIEDGDVEMTLNGEKLIVGGDIILSINGVKFESTDESLVNIAKVMERKSENAPLEIVVFRAGKKVTLGRK; from the coding sequence ATGAGAAAGCCAAAAGCAATGATTCGAAAAGGAATCCTATTATTAAGTTTGATTTTGTTGAACGCATCTGTAAAAGCTCAGTCACTTTCAGAACTCTATGAAAAAGTGAATCCGGCTATTGTAGTTATTTTGACCGAACAAAAGGAACTGGTGAGTTCTGGAAAAATGACTCAAACGGTTACCTCGGGTGGGCTTGGATCAGGATTTATGATTTCGGACACTCAAATCGTTACAGCTGCCCATGTAGTTCAGGTTGCTGAAAAGGTAAATGTGCAGTTTCTCGATGGTGAAATCATACCGGCAAAAGTGATTTCCGCTTACGCCACAGCTGATGTCGCCTTACTTGAATTAATCTGGCCTCGTAAAAACGCAGTAACCTTAAAACTTGCTGATTCTGATGCCGTAAAGGTTGGTGAAAGCGTATTTGTGGTAGGAGCTCCATATGGACTTGGGCATTCACTTTCATCGGGCTATGTTAGTGGTATCATCAGAGATAAAGAAGATAAAAACCCTTTTACAAATTCTGAATACATACAAACCGATGCTGCCATCAATACTGGAAACTCAGGCGGTCCCATGATGAACATGAAGGGTGAAGTGATTGGAGTTGTGAGTAATATATTAACACAATCAGGAGGATTTCAGGGAATCGGATTTGCCTCTTCCTCAAATATTACAAAAGAACTTCTCTTTGAAAAGAAAATTATCTGGAACGGAACGGATCTTATTCCTCTCACCGGTAAGGTTGCTCAAATTTTTAATCTGCCTCAGGAAAGTGGATTGCTGGTTCAAAGAGTAGTCAAATTGTCGCCTTTTGGAGTTTTAGGAATCGAAGATGGTGACGTGGAAATGACATTGAACGGGGAAAAATTGATTGTAGGCGGAGATATCATTCTTTCCATTAATGGAGTTAAGTTCGAAAGCACAGATGAATCTCTGGTGAACATTGCCAAAGTAATGGAACGCAAATCGGAAAATGCTCCTTTGGAGATTGTAGTTTTCAGAGCCGGTAAAAAGGTTACTCTGGGAAGAAAATAA
- a CDS encoding amidohydrolase family protein, translated as MIHLRFLLTAALFICFGELLSQKNKVIHTGPHSQLIIRGVTLINGNGAPPISPVDIVVEGNIIKEVRVVGYPGVEIKQSNRPNLKEGGKELNAEGMYLLPGFIDMHGHIGGKAQGADPEYVFKLWMAHGITTIREPSGRGIDFTLKLKEQSAKNEIIAPRIVSYTGFGHKSKTFNPLNDKPLNTPELAREWVRANAKRGADGIKFFGADPKIMEAALDENKKLGLGSACHHAQMSVARWNVLHSARAGLTTMEHWYGLPEALFEDRTVQNYPLDYNYNNEQHRFEEAGKLWEQAAEPYSHHWNAVMNELLELDFTLDPTFNIYEASRDLHRARRAEWHETYTLPKLWEFYQPSKISHGSYWHYWGTEQEIQWKKNYQLWMTFVNEYKNRGGRVTTGSDSGFIFQLYGFAYIRELELLREAGFHPLEIIRSATLNGAEALSLDHKLGTVETGKLADFVILEENPLENLKVLYGTGAIKLTKENKVVRVGGVKYTVKDGIVYDAKALLKDVEKMVEKAKSDTSYEIIQPGIKR; from the coding sequence ATGATCCACCTCCGTTTCCTGCTCACTGCTGCCTTATTCATATGCTTTGGGGAATTACTTTCCCAGAAAAATAAAGTTATTCACACAGGCCCTCACAGTCAACTAATAATCAGAGGGGTAACCCTGATAAATGGAAATGGAGCTCCCCCGATAAGTCCAGTTGATATTGTGGTAGAAGGAAATATCATCAAAGAAGTCAGGGTAGTTGGCTATCCTGGAGTAGAAATAAAACAAAGTAACAGGCCCAATCTAAAAGAAGGTGGAAAAGAACTAAACGCTGAAGGAATGTATTTGCTTCCAGGATTTATAGATATGCATGGCCATATTGGTGGTAAGGCCCAGGGTGCGGATCCTGAATACGTTTTTAAATTGTGGATGGCCCACGGAATAACCACTATTAGAGAACCGAGTGGCAGAGGGATAGATTTCACCCTTAAACTCAAAGAGCAAAGTGCTAAAAATGAAATCATAGCACCGAGGATCGTATCGTATACTGGATTTGGCCATAAGAGTAAAACGTTCAATCCTTTGAACGATAAACCTTTAAATACTCCTGAACTGGCACGTGAATGGGTAAGGGCCAATGCCAAAAGAGGAGCAGATGGTATAAAGTTCTTTGGAGCCGACCCAAAAATTATGGAAGCGGCTCTCGATGAAAATAAAAAATTGGGGCTTGGATCTGCCTGCCATCACGCCCAGATGAGTGTCGCAAGATGGAATGTACTTCATTCTGCAAGAGCTGGCCTTACCACCATGGAGCATTGGTACGGCTTACCTGAAGCATTGTTTGAAGACAGAACCGTTCAAAATTATCCATTGGATTATAATTACAACAATGAACAGCATCGTTTTGAAGAAGCTGGCAAACTATGGGAACAGGCAGCAGAACCTTATTCCCACCACTGGAATGCAGTGATGAACGAATTACTGGAACTTGATTTTACGTTAGATCCGACATTTAATATTTATGAAGCAAGCAGAGACCTGCATCGGGCAAGAAGAGCTGAATGGCACGAAACCTATACCCTACCCAAGTTATGGGAATTTTATCAGCCAAGTAAAATTTCTCATGGTTCCTACTGGCATTATTGGGGAACAGAGCAGGAAATTCAATGGAAAAAGAATTATCAACTTTGGATGACCTTTGTTAATGAGTACAAGAACCGAGGCGGACGCGTAACAACAGGTTCCGATTCCGGTTTTATTTTTCAACTCTATGGGTTCGCCTATATCAGGGAGTTGGAACTCTTGAGAGAGGCAGGTTTTCATCCGCTTGAAATCATTCGTTCGGCTACTTTGAACGGAGCTGAAGCCTTAAGCCTCGACCATAAATTGGGAACAGTTGAAACAGGCAAGCTGGCCGATTTTGTGATTTTAGAGGAAAACCCATTAGAGAACTTAAAGGTTTTATATGGTACCGGAGCGATTAAACTTACAAAAGAAAATAAGGTTGTCCGTGTTGGAGGTGTAAAATATACGGTTAAGGATGGAATAGTCTATGATGCCAAGGCTTTATTAAAGGATGTTGAAAAAATGGTTGAAAAAGCGAAATCAGATACATCTTATGAGATAATTCAACCCGGAATTAAACGTTAA